Proteins encoded within one genomic window of Setaria italica strain Yugu1 chromosome IV, Setaria_italica_v2.0, whole genome shotgun sequence:
- the LOC105914148 gene encoding BEACH domain-containing protein B-like produces MGGTKLCSRHLPQDIIYCVGGVSVFFPLFTQFFDAAIDVVQSCHTPVGNDKLAAEVIELVATVLDGNVSNQQQMYLLSGLSILGFLLQSATPQLLTTKTLSALKYMFDILRNCGMSKILLKDAISQIYLNPQIWVYASYEVQRDLYMFVIKYFETDGRLLPLLCQLTWIIDIVCRYYWEKADSRHVAASKPLLHPVTKEVIGERPKIVEIRKLRLLFLSLAEMSLKLKSSPDDIRALVAFFERSQDIACIRDMLDTIIPALSQGSVLSSFVENVNCLGGCCIFINLLKREFEPVRLLGLQLLGKLLAGIPSEKKGMKLFPLPLVQSRSISENLTKEITAAPQLFFYAISERLFKFPLSDNLCAALFSVLGGTTPQQVLQENSQSDPSRDKNCNLSSSAPFSLPQILVCIFRYMHSCQDSSARRRILNDLLGLLDSNPSNIEALMEHSWNSWLESSTKLDVFKDYKSVSKGELDDGDTDEISLVRNLYSLVLSYYLRSVRGGWHQLDDTTNFFLLKLDQGQLSSFDLLRDILDDIAGSLLQKSVKDNIFLFQPCCDNVLYFLNLIQELLVNQMGIKLLFPSSNLSEESSHDNMWKEDIKSIVNDILNTESNGQYTRFSDGKKVSDDWWSFFDKVWSIICNLNRKGPSKLLQKDPNVDVASLGLMESVNVPTPEKAAVVVSEGIGTALGVKTNRFTEKTIMSREEIIPRVFFHLVILYLCKAGSENASKCVLQFMSLLPILLISEDDQSKNKLHFLIWSLLIVRSQYGQLDDGARFHVCSHLILETIIYGKSMLVTNILGRDDSMEVNKNKETGFILSFIQKDRIFAAAADEVKHMKAVQADRLKQVQELQFKLNESSRKETRLVQAIEDEIHFTVTAALSADDGRKAASQLAFREDQQMITDKWIHISRALMDERGPWSANPFPNDVVTHWKLDKTEDRWRRRFKLKRNYKFDERLCQPSQSRNESTCPSADQPYISAKIPEKMKRFLLKGVRGITEDSGYEPSEDTSDASESSQSNPLESQNQNNAADSSDYHSTVHDKKEPSSTNGDNDYTKVLCSVRCVLVTPKRKLAGYLDITRTVMHFSFEFLVEGTGGSSVFSKFKDKKDSDCKNELGGVDRLDGCRDGMIETNGVLMQNQSNKIKRHRRWNITKIKGVHWTRYLLQYTAMEIFFDDSSAPIFLNFSSQKDTKNAGTLLVSLRNEALFPKGSIKDKNSIISFVDRRVALEMAENAREIWKRREISNFEYLVILNTLAGRSYNDLTQYPIFPWVLADYTSEKLDFNKSSTFRDLSKPVGALDENRFKVFEDRYLSFCDPDIPSFYYGSHYSSMGIVLHYMLRLEPFTTLHLSFQGGKFDHADRLFHSIDSAYRNSLSSTSDVKELIPEFFYMPEFLENSNSYHLGVKQDGEPIGNVALPPWAKGSPDEFIHINREALESEYVSSNLHHWIDLIFGYKQRGQPAVEAANIFYYVTYEGAVDLENMDDMLQKSAIEDQIANFGQTPIQIFRMKHPRRGPPIPIAHPLYFAPQSIILTSSVSRTISHMCAVLFIGLLENTVVLMNEGLILSVKLWLTTQLQSGGNFTYSGPQEHFFGISSDVISPRKIGTFLAENVEFGRHCLATMQNNGDNYLILCGNWENSFQIISLSDGRIMQSIRQHKDVVGCVAVSSDGNVVATGGYDTTVMIWHAFRGRPIDKKLRTANFELSEKEHVIVERPVHILCGHDDIITCLFVSTELDIVISGSKDGTCIFHTLREGRYVRSIQHPSGVGFSKLVASQHGRVVLYSENDLSLHMYSINGRHIASSATSGRLNCMELSCCGEFIACAGEKGHIVLRSMHSLDTVWRYDGAGKTITSLAVTPEECILAGTKDGSLLVFSIETPLLRRGSMQRNRIKPSTTG; encoded by the exons ATGGGGGGAACAAAGTTATGCTCGCGGCACTTGCCTCAGGACATCATTTACTGTGTTGGTGGTGTCTCTGTATTTTTCCCACTCTTCACACAGTTTTTTGATGCTGCAATTGATGTTGTGCAATCTTGCCATACACCTGTTGGCAATGACAAATTGGCAGCTGAGGTCATTGAGCTAGTCGCAACTGTTCTGGATGGAAATGTATCGAATCAACAACAGATGTATCTTCTTTCTGGGTTATCTATTCTAGGCTTCTTGCTTCAATCAGCTACACCACAACTCTTAACCACCAAAACTCTTTCCGCACTAAAGTATATGTTCGACATTCTGAGGAACTGTG GCATGTCAAAAATTCTCCTGAAAGATGCTATCTCACAAATTTATTTAAATCCACAAATATGGGTATATGCAAGCTATGAAGTGCAAAGAGATCTCTATATGTTTGTGataaaatattttgaaacaGACGGGAGGCTTTTACCACTTCTATGTCAACTTACTTGGATTATTGATATTGTGTGCCGATATTACTGGGAAAAGGCTGATTCTAGGCATGTTGCTGCTTCCAAGCCTTTGCTGCATCCAGTTACCAAAGAAGTTATCGGGGAGAGACCTAAGATAGTTGAAATTCGCAAGCTTCGTCTTCTCTTTTTAAGTTTAGCAGAAATGAGCTTAAA GCTAAAAAGTTCTCCAGATGACATAAGAGCGCTCGTAGCGTTTTTTGAGAGGAGTCAAGACATAGCATGTATAAGGGATATGCTGGACACGATCATCCCTGCTCTTTCACAGGGCTCAGTTTTATCATCCTTTGTGGAGAATGTAAATTGCCTTGGTGGTTGTTGCATTTTCATTAATCTTCTTAAGAG GGAATTTGAGCCAGTCCGTTTGTTGGGGCTTCAGCTCCTTGGAAAGCTCTTGGCTGGGATTCCTTCTGAGAAGAAAGGGATGAAATTATTTCCCTTACCCTTAGTGCAGTCTAGATCCATCTCTGAAAACCTCACAAAAGAAATAACAGCTGCACCTCAATTGTTCTTCTATGCAATATCTGAAAGGCTATTCAAATTTCCGCTATCGGATAATTTATGTGCAGCTCTTTTCAGTGTTCTTGGTGGAACCACTCCACAACAG GTCCTCCAGGAAAATTCTCAGTCTGATCCATCAAGGGATAAAAATTGCAATCTTTCAAGCTCGGCACCCTTTTCCCTTCCTCAGATTTTGGTCTGCATCTTTAGATACATGCATTCTTGTCAAGATTCATCAGCACGCAGAAGAATCTTAAATGACCTTCTTGGTTTGCTGGATTCAAACCCTTCAAACATTGAGGCCTTAATG GAGCACAGTTGGAACTCTTGGCTTGAATCATCAACTAAGCTTGATGTATTTAAGGACTACAAATCAGTTTCTAAAGGTGAGCTTGATGATGGGGATACAGATGAAATAAGCCTTGTGAGGAACCTGTATTCTTTGGTCCTTTCGTACTACCTGCGCTCTGTTAGAGGTGGCTGGCATCAGCTTGACGACACTACtaattttttccttttaaaacTTGACCAG GGACAGCTATCAAGTTTTGATTTGCTGAGGGACATACTTGATGATATCGCAGGGAGCCTTCTTCAGAAATCTGTGAAAGATaatattttcctttttcagCCTTGCTGTGATAATGTATTATATTTTTTGAACCTTATACAGGAGTTGCTTGTCAATCAAATGGGAATTAAGCTCTTG TTTCCATCTTCCAATCTTTCAGAAGAATCTTCACATGATAACATGTGGAAAGAAGATATTAAGTCAATCGTAAATGATATTTTAAATACTGAGAGCAATGGTCAATATACAAG ATTTTCTGATGGAAAAAAAGTCAGTGATGATTGGTGGAGCTTCTTTGACAAGGTGTGGAGTATTATATGTAATTTGAACAGAAAAGGACCAAGCAAATTGCTGCAAAAAGATCCAAATGTTGATGTTGCATCTTTGGGGTTGATGGAGTCTGTGAATGTCCCTACTCCTGAAAAGGCTGCTGTTGTTGTATCTGAAGGTATCGGTACTGCATTAGGTGTAAAAACGAATAGATTCACTGAGAAAACTATAATGTCAAGGGAGGAGATAATTCCAAGAGTTTTCTTCCACCTTGTGATTCTGTACCTCTGCAAAGctggatcagaaaatgcatccAAGTGTGTCCTGCAGTTCATGTCATTGCTTCCAATTCTTCTTATTTCAGAAGATGACCAAAGCAAAAATAAGCTGCACTTTTTGATCTG GTCTTTATTAATCGTAAGATCTCAATATGGACAGCTTGATGATGGCGCACGTTTCCATGTTTGTTCGCACTTGATTCTTGAAACTATCATATATGGAAAGTCCATGTTGGTTACTAATATCTTAGGTAGAGATGATTCTATGGAAgtcaacaagaacaaagagaCTGGATTCATTCTTAGCTTTATACAGAAGGATCGCATTTTTGCCGCG GCTGCTGATGAGGTTAAGCACATGAAGGCTGTTCAGGCTGATCGCTTAAAGCAGGTGCAGGAACTTCAGTTCAAGCTTAATGAAAGTTCCAGAAAGGAGACACGGTTAGTGCAGGCCATTGAAGATGAGATACATTTTACTGTCACTGCCGCCCTTTCAGCAGATGATGGTAGAAAAGCAGCTTCTCAACTTGCTTTCCGTGAGGATCAGCAAATGATCACG GATAAGTGGATACATATTTCCCGTGCTCTGATGGATGAGAGAGGACCATGGTCTGCTAACCCTTTTCCAAATGATGTTGTGACTCACTGGAAACTTGACAAGACAGAAGATAGATGGCGACGGCGGTTTAAGCTCAAGCGTAATTACAAATTTGATGAACGTCTATGCCAACCTTCACAGTCAAGGAATGAAAGTACATGTCCTTCAGCTGACCAACCATACATTAGTGCCAAAATTCCTGAGAAAATGAAGCGGTTCCTTCTTAAAGGAGTGCGTGGAATCACAGAGGACAGTGGCTATGAACCATCTGAAGACACTAGTGATGCGAGTGAATCTTCACAGAGTAATCCTTTAGAGAGCCAAAACCAGAATAATGCAGCAGATTCCTCTGATTATCACTCTACTGTACACGATAAGAAAGAGCCATCATCTACTAATGGAGATAATGATTATACAAAG GTGCTATGTTCAGTTCGTTGTGTTCTTGTAACCCCAAAGCGAAAATTAGCAGGATACTTAGATATCACACGAACTGTtatgcatttttcttttgaatttttggtTGAAGGAACTGGAGGATCATCTGTTTTCAGCAAATTTAAAGATAAAAAAGATTCAGATTGCAAGAACGAGCTGGGAGGAGTGGACAGACTTGATGGATGCCGAGATGGTATGATTGAAACCAATGGTGTGTTGATGCAAAACCAATCTAACAAGATTAAACGTCACAGAAGGTGGAACATAACCAAG ATAAAAGGAGTTCATTGGACACGCTACCTACTACAATATACTGCAATGGAGATCTTCTTTGATGATTCAAGTGCACCTATATTTTTAAACTTTTCCTCCCAAAAGGATACTAAAAATGCTGGGACTCTGTTGGTTTCTCTCAGGAATGAAGCTTTGTTCCCTAAAGGAAGTATCAAAGACAAAAATAGTATCATTTCATTTGTCGACAGGCGAGTTGCTCTTGAAATGGCTGAGAATGCCAGGGAAATATGGAAAAGGAGGGAGATCAGTAACTTTGAGTACCTTGTGATTTTAAACACCCTTGCTGGAAGATCTTACAACGACTTAACTCAGTATCCTATATTCCCATGGGTATTGGCTGATTACACATCAGAAAAGCTTGATTTCAATAAGTCATCAACTTTTAGGGATCTTTCGAAACCAGTTGGTGCTTTGGATGAAAACCGCTTCAAG GTTTTCGAAGATAGATATCTTAGTTTCTGTGATCCTGATATACCAAG TTTTTATTACGGATCTCACTACTCTAGCATGGGAATTGTTCTGCATTACATGCTTAGGCTCGAGCCATTTACAACTCTGCATCTAAGCTTTCAG GGTGGCAAGTTTGACCATGCTGATCGTCTGTTCCACAGCATTGATAGCGCCTACAGAAATAGCTTATCAAGTACAAGTGATGTCAAAGAGCTTATTCCAGAATTCTTTTACATGCCTGAGTTTCTTGAAAATTCAAATTCATATCATCTTGGTGTTAAGCAGGATGGTGAACCTATAGGCAATGTTGCTCTCCCTCCATGGGCGAAG GGTTCACCTGACGAATTCATCCACATCAACAGAGAAGCCCTTGAAAGTGAATATGTGAGCTCTAATCTCCATCACTGGATTGACCTCATATTTGGTTACAAGCAGCGTGGACAGCCAGCTGTTGAG GCAGCAAACATATTTTACTATGTGACATATGAAGGTGCAGTTGATCTGGAAAATATGGATGACATGTTGCAGAAATCTGCTATTGAGGATCAGATAGCGAATTTTGGACAGACACCAATACAGATCTTCCGGATGAAACATCCAAGAAGAGGACCTCCCATCCCAATTGCTCATCCGCTGTATTTTGCGCCACAGTCGATAATATTGACTTCGAGTGTTTCTAGGACAATCAGCCACATGTGTGCTGTACTATTCATAGGTTTGTTGGAGAATACAGTTGTGTTGATGAATGAGGGGCTCATATTGTCAGTAAAGCTGTGGTTGACAACACAGCTGCAGTCAGGTGGAAATTTCACCTATTCTGGACCACAG GAACATTTCTTTGGAATCAGTTCAGATGTTATCTCTCCTCGTAAAATTGGCACTttccttgctgaaaacgttgagTTTGGAAGACATTGCTTAGCAACAATGCAAAATAATGGTGACAATTATTTGATTTTATGTGGAAACTGGGAGAACAGTTTCCAAATAATTTCTCTTAGTGATGGAAGAATTATGCAGAGCATCAGGCAACATAAGGATGTCGTTGGCTGTGTTGCAG TTTCATCTGATGGAAACGTGGTTGCAACTGGTGGTTATGACACAACTGTTATGATCTGGCATGCATTTCGAGGAAGACCAATTGATAAGAAATTGAGGACTGCCAATTTTGAACTTTCAGAAAAGGAACATGTTATAGTGGAAAGGCCTGTTCATATCTTATGTGGTCATGATGACATCATAACATGCTTATTTGTTAGCACAGAACTGGACATTGTAATTAGTGGTTCAAAAGATGGGACTTGTATTTTTCATACACTGCGTGAAGGGAGATACGTTCGGTCGATTCAGCATCCTTCTGGTGTTGGTTTTTCGAAATTGGTTGCATCACAGCATGGGAGAGTGGTATTGTATTCTGAGAATGACCTCTCCTTGCACATGTACTCCATCAATGGAAGACATATTGCTTCTTCAGCAACTAGTGGACGTCTCAATTGCATGGAACTTAGTTGTTGTGGTGAGTTCATTGCTTGCGCTGGCGAGAAGGGACACATAGTGCTACGTTCTATGCATTCTCTTGATACTGTTTGGAGGTATGATGGAGCTGGGAAGACAATAACTTCTCTAGCTGTGACCCCTGAGGAGTGCATCCTAGCAGGAACCAAGGATGGTAGCTTGCTAGTGTTCTCAATAGAAACtcctctccttcgaagggggaGCATGCAACGAAATAGAATAAAGCCCTCCACAACTGGTTAA